A single genomic interval of Ignavibacteriales bacterium harbors:
- a CDS encoding Gfo/Idh/MocA family oxidoreductase yields the protein MKVAVLGLGYWGPNLVRNFLGNSEVKEVIGCDRNPARLNFIETRFPSVKLTDDCESVCSDSSIDIIVIATPVALHYPFAKKALESGKHVWVEKPFTTTSREAEELIEIAEKKNLKVFVDHTFIYTGAVRKIKEIVDKDTLGDIIYFDSVRINLGLFQNDVNVIWDLAPHDLSIMNYIMNKKVTAITANGIANYYNHENVAHIAVYFENNCFAHFHVNWTSPVKIRRMIVGGKKKMLVFDDMENFEKIKVYDAGIEMENKEDKYNALAQYRIGDMYSPKVNQTEALSLGVKEFIDSIKENRKPLTNAEDGLKVVKILEAAQQSVKEKGKLIEIN from the coding sequence ATGAAAGTTGCAGTCTTGGGTCTTGGTTATTGGGGCCCAAATCTTGTCCGGAATTTTCTGGGTAATTCAGAAGTAAAAGAAGTAATCGGCTGCGATAGAAATCCGGCCCGATTGAACTTTATTGAAACCAGATTTCCTTCTGTTAAATTGACCGATGATTGTGAATCGGTCTGTTCTGATTCCTCAATCGACATCATTGTCATTGCTACTCCGGTTGCGTTGCATTATCCTTTTGCAAAAAAGGCTCTGGAATCCGGTAAACATGTTTGGGTTGAGAAACCATTCACAACAACCTCCCGGGAAGCTGAAGAATTAATTGAGATTGCTGAAAAGAAAAACCTTAAGGTTTTTGTTGATCATACTTTTATTTATACTGGTGCGGTAAGGAAGATTAAAGAAATAGTTGATAAGGATACCCTTGGTGATATAATTTATTTTGATTCTGTTAGAATTAATCTTGGTTTATTCCAGAATGACGTTAATGTTATTTGGGATCTTGCCCCTCATGATCTTTCGATAATGAACTATATTATGAATAAAAAAGTAACTGCAATTACTGCTAATGGGATTGCTAATTATTACAACCACGAGAATGTAGCCCATATAGCAGTCTACTTTGAGAATAACTGCTTTGCTCATTTTCATGTCAATTGGACATCACCCGTTAAAATTAGAAGAATGATTGTCGGCGGTAAGAAAAAAATGCTCGTCTTTGATGATATGGAGAACTTCGAAAAGATTAAGGTTTATGATGCAGGAATTGAAATGGAGAACAAGGAAGATAAATATAATGCACTTGCTCAATATCGGATTGGCGATATGTATTCACCTAAAGTAAACCAGACAGAAGCGCTGAGTCTTGGAGTAAAGGAATTTATTGATTCTATCAAAGAAAACAGGAAACCATTAACAAATGCGGAAGACGGTTTAAAAGTGGTTAAAATACTTGAAGCCGCACAACAATCAGTTAAAGAAAAAGGAAAGCTAATAGAAATTAATTAA